The Schistocerca serialis cubense isolate TAMUIC-IGC-003099 unplaced genomic scaffold, iqSchSeri2.2 HiC_scaffold_1362, whole genome shotgun sequence genome includes a window with the following:
- the LOC126440360 gene encoding uncharacterized protein LOC126440360: MCTEVAMCTEVAMCTEVAMCTEVAMCTEVAMCTEVAMCTEVAMCTEVAMCTEVAMCTEVAMCTEVAMCTEVAMCTEVAMCTEVAMCTEVAMCTEVAMCTEVAMCTEVAMCTEVAMCTEVAMCTEVAMCTEVAMCTEVAMCTEVAMCTEVAMCTEVAMCTEVAMCTEVAMCTEVAMCTEVAMCTEVAMCTEVAMCTEVAMCTEVAMCTEVAMCTEVAMCTEVAMCTEVAMCTEVAMCTEVAMCTEVAMCTEVAMCTEVAMCTEVAMCTEVAMCTEVAMCTEVAMCTEVAMCTEVAMCTEVAMCTEVAMCTEVAMCTEVAMCTEVAMCTEVAMCTEVAMCTEVAMCTEVAMCTEVAMCTEVAMCTEVAMCTEVAMCTEVAMCTEVAMCTEVAMCTEVAMCTEVAMCTEVAMCTEVAMCTEVAMCTEVAMCTEVAMCTEVAMCTEVAMCTEVAMCTEVAMCTEVAMCTEVAMCTEVAMCTEVAMCTEVAMCTEVAMCTEVAMCTEVAMCTEVAMCTEVAMCTEVAIN, translated from the exons atgtgcactgaagtggcaatgtgcactgaagtggcaatgtgcactgaagtggcaatgtgcactgaagtggcaatgtgcactgaagtggcaatgtgcactgaagtggcaatgtgcactgaagtggcaatgtgcactgaagtggcaatgtgcactgaagtggcaatgtgcactgaagtggcaatgtgcactgaagtggcaatgtgcactgaagtggcaatgtgcactgaagtggcaatgtgcactgaagtggcaatgtgcactgaagtggcaatgtgcactgaagtggcaatgtgcactgaagtggcaatgtgcactgaagtggcaatgtgcactgaagtggcaatgtgcactgaagtggcaatgtgcactgaagtggcaatgtgcactgaagtggcaatgtgcactgaagtggcaatgtgcactgaagtggcaatgtgcactgaagtggcaatgtgcactgaagtggcaatgtgcactgaagtggcaatgtgcactgaagtggcaatgtgcactgaagtggcaatgtgcactgaagtggcaatgtgcactgaagtggcaatgtgcactgaagtggcaatgtgcactgaagtggcaatgtgcactgaagtggcaatgtgcactgaagtggcaatgtgcactgaagtggcaatgtgcactgaagtggcaatgtgcactgaagtggcaatgtgcactgaagtggcaatgtgcactgaagtggcaatgtgcactgaagtggcaatgtgcactgaagtggcaatgtgcactgaagtggcaatgtgcactgaagtggcaatgtgcactgaagtggcaatgtgcactgaagtggcaatgtgcactgaagtggcaatgtgcactgaagtggcaatgtgcactgaagtggcaatgtgcactgaagtggcaatgtgcactgaagtggcaatgtgcactgaagtggcaatgtgcactgaagtggcaatgtgcactgaagtggcaatgtgcactgaagtggcaatgtgcactgaagtggcaatgtgcactgaagtggcaatgtgcactgaagtggcaatgtgcactgaagtggcaatgtgcactgaagtggcaatgtgcactgaagtggcaatgtgcactgaagtggcaatgtgcactgaagtggcaatgtgcactgaagtggcaatgtgcactgaagtggcaatgtgcactgaagtggcaatgtgcactgaagtggcaatgtgcactgaagtggcaatgtgcactgaagtggcaatgtgcactgaagtggcaatgtgcactgaagtggcaatgtgcactgaagtggcaatgtgcactgaagtggcaatgtgcactgaagtggcaatgtgcactgaagtggcaatgtgcactgaagtggcaatgtgcactgaagtggcaatgtgcactgaagtggcaatgtgcactgaagtggcaatgtgcactgaagtggcaatgtgcactgaagtggcaatgtgcactgaagtggcaatgtgcactgaagtggcaatgtgcactgaagtggcaatgtgcactgaagtggcaatgtgcactgaagtggcaatgtgcactgaagtg GCAATCAACTGA